A single region of the Fenollaria sporofastidiosus genome encodes:
- the clpB gene encoding ATP-dependent chaperone ClpB, with translation MNMDKLTKKTIEAINNSNEAARSLGNPEIRPAHLLKALLEDKEGLIRTTVEAMGVNVDGMLMDAQGIINNFPKQSGANIYTSAEYNKVLELAENEMKNFQDEYLSVEHLFLGIMEVKNANIDAIFKKYNITRAAFLDTLKGFRGNQNVTSDNPEMRYQALEKYGRDLVEYARKGNMDPIIGRDDEIRNVLMILSRRTKNNPCLIGDPGVGKTAIVEGLAQRIVKGDVPENLKDKTIFELDMGALIAGAKYRGEFEERLKAVLKEVEKSEGKIILFIDEIHNIVGAGRTEGSMDAGNLLKPLLARGVLRTIGATTIDEYRKYIEKDKALERRFQKVMVTEPSVEDTISILRGLKEKYEVYHGIRISDPAVIAAAVLSDRYITDRYLPDKAIDLMDEASAMIRTEIDSMPEELDSKRRLIMQLEIEREALKKEDDERSMKRLEELNKDLQALQEEYDVSLKKWQEEKDRIEDVKELKKKIDETKYEIEKAQREYNLEKLSELKYGTLAKLEAELKEKNENVNEKQKYLKLEVTENEIRDVVSKWTGIPVSKLEESEKEKLLKLDEILHQRVVGQDEAIEAVSNAIIRNRAGLSDPNRPIGSFIFLGPTGVGKTELTKALTQDLFDDEKNMIRIDMSEYMEKFAVSRLIGAPPGYVGYEEGGELTEKVRRKPYSVVLFDEIEKAHPDVFNILLQVLDDGRLTDNQGRTVDFKNTIIIMTSNIGSPDILEGISEDGKITDETREKVNDEMKAAFRPEFLNRIDEIVMFKPLMKAEIFDIIEKEVDKIRVKLEARSITLTISEALKEYILKESYSSAFGARPVKRFIQRTVETKLSRMIIAGEVMDGENITMDYDGKDIAVKKN, from the coding sequence ATGAACATGGATAAATTAACGAAAAAAACAATTGAGGCGATAAATAATTCGAATGAGGCTGCGAGGTCACTCGGCAATCCTGAGATAAGACCAGCGCACCTACTTAAGGCACTACTTGAGGACAAGGAAGGCCTTATCAGAACTACAGTTGAAGCTATGGGTGTAAATGTAGACGGCATGCTTATGGATGCCCAAGGCATAATTAACAATTTCCCTAAGCAAAGCGGCGCAAATATCTACACATCGGCTGAATACAATAAAGTTTTGGAACTAGCAGAAAATGAGATGAAAAACTTCCAAGATGAGTACCTAAGTGTTGAACATCTATTCTTAGGTATCATGGAAGTGAAAAATGCGAACATCGATGCCATTTTCAAGAAGTACAATATAACGAGAGCGGCATTCTTAGATACTTTGAAGGGCTTTCGTGGCAATCAAAATGTAACTAGCGACAACCCTGAGATGCGTTATCAAGCGCTTGAAAAATACGGCAGAGACCTTGTGGAATACGCAAGAAAGGGCAATATGGACCCAATTATAGGCCGTGACGACGAGATCAGAAACGTTCTTATGATTCTTTCGAGAAGAACAAAGAACAATCCTTGCTTAATCGGTGACCCGGGCGTTGGTAAGACAGCCATCGTCGAAGGTCTAGCACAAAGAATTGTTAAAGGCGACGTGCCAGAAAATTTGAAAGACAAGACAATTTTCGAGCTTGACATGGGCGCTCTAATCGCTGGAGCTAAGTACAGAGGCGAGTTTGAAGAGAGATTAAAGGCAGTTTTAAAAGAAGTCGAAAAATCTGAAGGCAAGATAATATTATTCATAGATGAAATTCACAACATCGTCGGCGCCGGCAGAACTGAAGGCTCTATGGACGCTGGCAACCTTCTAAAACCGCTACTTGCAAGAGGCGTACTAAGAACCATCGGTGCGACAACCATTGACGAATACAGAAAATACATCGAAAAAGACAAGGCACTTGAAAGAAGATTCCAAAAAGTTATGGTTACTGAACCATCTGTTGAAGACACCATCTCCATCTTGAGAGGTTTAAAGGAAAAGTACGAGGTTTATCACGGAATCAGAATTTCTGACCCCGCTGTTATAGCTGCCGCAGTACTTTCAGATAGATACATCACCGACAGATATTTACCAGATAAGGCCATCGACCTAATGGATGAGGCCTCGGCGATGATTAGAACTGAGATTGACTCGATGCCAGAAGAGCTCGACTCGAAGAGAAGGCTTATTATGCAGCTTGAGATCGAGAGAGAGGCTCTTAAGAAAGAGGACGACGAGCGCAGCATGAAGAGGCTTGAGGAGCTTAACAAGGATTTGCAAGCGCTTCAAGAGGAATACGACGTCAGTCTAAAGAAATGGCAAGAGGAAAAAGACAGGATAGAGGACGTTAAAGAGCTTAAGAAGAAGATAGATGAGACAAAATACGAGATAGAAAAGGCACAAAGAGAATACAATTTGGAAAAACTTTCCGAGCTTAAATATGGTACACTTGCGAAACTTGAGGCAGAACTTAAGGAAAAGAACGAAAATGTCAATGAAAAGCAAAAGTATCTAAAGCTTGAAGTTACTGAAAACGAGATCAGAGACGTTGTATCGAAATGGACTGGCATACCTGTTTCTAAGCTTGAAGAGAGCGAAAAGGAAAAACTACTAAAACTTGACGAGATACTTCATCAAAGAGTAGTCGGTCAAGATGAGGCGATAGAAGCCGTATCAAACGCCATCATCAGAAACAGGGCAGGATTATCTGACCCGAACAGACCTATCGGCTCCTTCATCTTCCTAGGACCAACTGGCGTAGGTAAGACAGAATTAACAAAGGCCTTGACACAAGACCTATTCGACGATGAAAAGAATATGATTAGAATCGATATGAGCGAATATATGGAAAAATTCGCTGTATCTAGGTTAATAGGCGCACCTCCAGGATATGTTGGCTACGAAGAAGGCGGCGAGCTTACTGAAAAAGTAAGAAGAAAACCATATTCGGTAGTATTATTCGACGAGATAGAAAAAGCGCATCCAGATGTATTCAACATACTTCTACAAGTTTTGGATGATGGTAGATTAACTGACAATCAAGGCAGAACAGTCGATTTCAAGAACACCATCATCATCATGACAAGCAACATCGGCTCGCCAGACATACTTGAAGGAATTAGCGAAGACGGCAAGATTACAGACGAGACAAGAGAAAAAGTTAATGACGAGATGAAGGCCGCATTCAGACCAGAATTTTTAAACAGGATCGACGAGATTGTTATGTTTAAGCCGCTTATGAAGGCAGAAATCTTTGACATCATCGAAAAAGAAGTTGACAAGATCAGAGTTAAACTTGAAGCAAGATCCATCACTTTGACTATATCAGAAGCTTTGAAGGAATACATCCTTAAAGAAAGCTACTCATCAGCCTTTGGCGCAAGACCAGTTAAGAGATTCATTCAAAGAACAGTTGAGACAAAACTTTCTAGAATGATTATAGCTGGAGAAGTTATGGACGGCGAAAACATCACAATGGACTACGACGGAAAAGATATTGCAGTAAAGAAAAATTAA
- the thiT gene encoding energy-coupled thiamine transporter ThiT: protein MKKFSTKVLTEAAVMIAMSIVLGRFKIFEMPQGGSITLGQMIPLLFFAIRHGAGYGIIVGAVYGVLDMILGGYVVTPFQAILDYPLAFGLLGLAGCFSKQIVKEGKSFYVPASVIIAVLGRFICHVASGYIFFAEYAEGSGHGPFMYSVIYNGSFLGVEAAIAFVIILILAKNVLLYGLDRSK from the coding sequence ATGAAAAAATTTAGCACAAAAGTATTGACAGAAGCGGCAGTTATGATCGCCATGTCCATAGTACTTGGTAGATTCAAGATTTTTGAGATGCCACAAGGCGGCTCAATCACTCTTGGACAAATGATACCACTTTTATTCTTTGCAATAAGACACGGTGCTGGCTACGGCATCATCGTTGGCGCAGTGTATGGCGTTCTAGATATGATACTAGGCGGCTATGTAGTAACACCATTCCAAGCTATACTTGACTACCCACTAGCCTTCGGACTACTTGGACTTGCAGGCTGCTTCTCTAAACAAATTGTTAAAGAAGGAAAATCATTCTACGTACCAGCCTCTGTTATCATCGCAGTACTAGGTAGATTCATCTGCCACGTTGCATCAGGCTACATCTTCTTCGCAGAGTATGCAGAAGGATCAGGCCACGGCCCATTTATGTACTCAGTTATATACAACGGCTCATTCTTAGGAGTGGAAGCGGCAATTGCTTTTGTAATTATTCTTATTTTAGCAAAGAATGTGTTGCTTTATGGCTTAGATAGAAGCAAATAA
- a CDS encoding cation:dicarboxylate symporter family transporter, with the protein MTLLFVLLIIAIFACMLFAISYMKKLNLSFNARVLIALAVGIIFGALLQIIVKDKEVLGTSVSWISIVGSAYVKLLTMVAFPLIFISIVKSVAMQESGMGKSTFRIMAVFLITVFIAAMVSGSLSAVFGLNADGLNSGENELHRQEVLMEKQADFSKLPMQEQIVNIIPTNPFYALTGQGNNATLAVVFFAFMIGLAAMQLKNYKKDVADRFIQGVQDISDVIMHLVRIIIRLTPYGVLALMIKITATSDWQAILKLVNFILISYAAMIIMVIVHMLYLLTAGLNPFTFYRKSMSNLLFAFTSRSSAATLPITINNAENNLGVPEGIANLASTLGTSVGQNGCAGVFPAMVAVMIAPTMGINPLSIAFLVEVALLCVLASFGTVGVGGGATFTAIVVLSALNFPVGLVGLLISVEPIIDMGRTALNISDSLLAGVIAAKRTGVLNEEIYNRKEIVD; encoded by the coding sequence ATGACTTTATTATTTGTATTATTAATTATTGCAATATTTGCATGTATGCTATTTGCAATTAGCTACATGAAGAAGCTAAACCTAAGCTTCAACGCTAGAGTTTTGATAGCTTTAGCAGTCGGCATCATTTTCGGCGCACTACTACAAATTATCGTTAAAGATAAGGAAGTCCTTGGAACATCAGTATCCTGGATTTCGATAGTCGGCAGTGCTTATGTAAAACTTTTAACAATGGTGGCCTTCCCACTAATCTTTATAAGCATCGTTAAATCAGTTGCTATGCAAGAAAGCGGCATGGGCAAGAGCACATTTAGGATTATGGCTGTCTTCTTAATCACAGTATTTATCGCGGCTATGGTATCTGGCTCATTATCAGCAGTCTTTGGACTAAATGCCGATGGACTAAATTCTGGTGAAAACGAATTGCACAGACAAGAGGTGCTTATGGAGAAGCAAGCTGATTTCAGCAAACTTCCTATGCAAGAGCAAATCGTTAATATCATACCAACAAATCCATTCTACGCACTTACTGGTCAAGGCAATAACGCAACACTTGCTGTTGTTTTCTTTGCTTTCATGATAGGTCTTGCAGCTATGCAGCTTAAAAATTATAAGAAGGACGTGGCAGATAGGTTTATTCAAGGGGTACAGGACATCTCCGATGTCATTATGCACCTTGTTAGAATCATAATTAGACTAACACCATACGGCGTTTTAGCTCTAATGATCAAGATCACTGCAACATCTGATTGGCAAGCTATACTAAAGCTTGTAAACTTCATACTAATCAGCTACGCAGCAATGATAATCATGGTTATAGTTCACATGCTATATCTATTGACAGCTGGACTAAATCCATTCACATTCTACAGAAAATCTATGAGTAATCTATTATTTGCCTTCACATCAAGATCATCTGCAGCTACACTTCCTATTACCATAAACAATGCAGAAAATAACTTAGGTGTGCCAGAGGGCATAGCAAACCTAGCATCGACACTTGGTACAAGCGTGGGCCAAAACGGTTGCGCCGGAGTCTTCCCAGCTATGGTTGCTGTTATGATTGCACCGACTATGGGTATAAATCCATTGTCAATAGCTTTTCTTGTTGAAGTAGCATTGCTATGCGTACTAGCAAGCTTCGGTACTGTAGGCGTAGGTGGTGGAGCTACTTTCACTGCCATAGTTGTTTTAAGTGCACTAAACTTCCCAGTTGGCTTAGTTGGTCTACTAATTTCAGTTGAACCAATCATAGACATGGGTAGAACTGCTCTAAACATCTCTGACTCACTACTTGCTGGGGTTATAGCTGCGAAGAGAACTGGTGTATTGAACGAAGAAATTTACAACAGAAAAGAAATTGTGGACTAA
- a CDS encoding recombinase family protein codes for MSNTKRTGQTALYERLSRDDDQGSDPEMQGESNSITNQKQLLESYAKRNGFVNIYHYTDDGVSGTTFDREGFQKMIKAVEENKVSTVIVKDMSRFGRDYLKKNTVYLQSKNGRR; via the coding sequence ATGTCAAATACGAAAAGAACAGGACAAACGGCACTTTATGAGCGTTTAAGTCGTGATGATGACCAAGGGTCAGACCCTGAAATGCAAGGAGAAAGCAATTCCATCACCAATCAAAAACAGCTGCTTGAAAGCTATGCGAAAAGAAACGGTTTTGTAAATATCTATCACTATACCGATGATGGAGTAAGCGGAACGACCTTTGATAGAGAGGGATTTCAAAAGATGATAAAAGCAGTAGAAGAAAACAAAGTATCTACTGTGATAGTAAAAGATATGAGCAGGTTTGGCAGAGATTACCTCAAGAAAAATACAGTCTATCTTCAGAGCAAGAATGGAAGAAGGTAA
- a CDS encoding DUF4368 domain-containing protein: protein MEEGKRVSPSVPYGYYRNPKNKQQLLVDKESAKVVKRIYRLVIEGYGVTQIADILTKDKVLIPSAYAEIHYPESNHSSKKRGIEDPYFWTPTTVSYILEKREYMGHTVLGKTICFDYKTKKRRKAKEDELIIFKNTHEAIIDEETWNNAQRLRKTVRRSPKYGTTSHPFTGLLICADCGGKLSYREPAEHKEKKYDSDYSFVCQHYRHRKGTCSMHYIKVKTVNEILLKSIKEITDFAKEEKQEFLKVMNKLSDEKREEKYQDDKTKLEKLSSRNEELTTLITKLYEDHALGKIPVKHFDRLFNTYDTEQQELEKQIQYFENEIESYHQRKVDTDKFLKMIEKYTDIEELTVPMINEYIEKVVVHEATGGRKGKDRKQQVDVYFNFIGNCQVPQKADIEKMA, encoded by the coding sequence ATGGAAGAAGGTAAAAGAGTATCTCCAAGCGTTCCATACGGCTATTATAGAAACCCTAAGAACAAACAGCAGTTACTTGTCGATAAAGAGAGTGCAAAGGTCGTAAAACGCATTTATAGGCTTGTAATAGAGGGATATGGCGTAACACAGATAGCAGATATACTAACCAAAGATAAAGTCCTTATCCCATCAGCCTATGCAGAAATACACTATCCTGAAAGTAACCACAGTTCCAAGAAAAGAGGAATAGAAGACCCGTATTTTTGGACACCAACCACAGTAAGCTATATCTTAGAAAAAAGAGAATATATGGGACACACCGTACTTGGGAAAACAATATGCTTTGATTATAAAACCAAAAAGCGAAGAAAGGCAAAAGAAGATGAACTCATTATCTTCAAAAACACCCATGAAGCCATCATTGACGAAGAAACATGGAACAATGCTCAACGATTAAGAAAAACAGTGAGAAGAAGTCCAAAGTATGGTACAACCTCACACCCGTTTACAGGACTTTTAATCTGTGCAGATTGTGGAGGAAAATTAAGCTACAGAGAGCCGGCAGAACATAAAGAAAAGAAATATGATAGTGATTACTCTTTTGTATGTCAACATTACCGACACAGAAAAGGCACTTGCAGTATGCACTACATCAAAGTAAAAACAGTAAATGAAATTCTATTAAAATCAATCAAAGAAATCACAGACTTTGCCAAAGAAGAAAAGCAAGAATTTCTAAAAGTGATGAACAAGTTATCTGATGAAAAAAGAGAAGAAAAGTATCAAGATGATAAAACGAAATTAGAAAAATTATCTTCAAGAAATGAAGAACTAACAACCCTTATTACAAAGCTATATGAAGACCATGCACTTGGGAAAATTCCTGTAAAACACTTTGATAGATTATTTAACACTTATGATACAGAGCAACAAGAATTAGAAAAGCAAATACAGTATTTTGAAAATGAAATAGAAAGCTATCATCAGAGAAAAGTTGACACCGATAAATTCCTAAAGATGATAGAAAAATATACCGATATTGAAGAACTCACAGTCCCAATGATAAATGAGTATATAGAAAAAGTAGTAGTCCATGAAGCAACAGGAGGAAGAAAAGGGAAAGATAGAAAACAACAAGTTGATGTTTACTTTAACTTTATAGGCAACTGTCAAGTACCACAGAAAGCTGATATAGAAAAAATGGCTTAA
- a CDS encoding NUDIX hydrolase has translation MSEILAKPCVGAIITKTENNEKYILIQTRQKDDGNETNGMIEIPAGKVREYENIFSALCREVLEETGLKITKIYGKNSAVSNRVGDVTTISFEPYCVTQNLSGAYSIILITFLCEAEGNLLNYTNETQNIRWEKISYVEELLKEKIEQVFFMHVNALKKFLNL, from the coding sequence ATGAGTGAAATTTTAGCTAAGCCATGTGTTGGAGCAATTATTACCAAAACGGAAAATAATGAAAAATATATTCTTATTCAAACAAGACAAAAAGATGATGGAAATGAAACTAATGGAATGATAGAAATACCCGCTGGTAAGGTTAGAGAATATGAAAATATTTTTTCTGCACTGTGTAGAGAAGTTTTGGAAGAAACAGGATTGAAAATAACAAAGATTTATGGGAAAAATAGTGCAGTATCAAATAGGGTTGGAGATGTTACCACTATTTCGTTTGAACCATATTGTGTTACACAAAATTTATCTGGTGCGTATTCTATTATTCTTATTACATTTTTATGCGAGGCAGAGGGGAATTTGTTAAATTACACAAATGAAACCCAAAATATTAGATGGGAAAAGATTTCGTATGTGGAAGAATTGTTAAAAGAAAAAATAGAACAAGTATTCTTTATGCATGTAAATGCTTTGAAAAAATTTTTAAACCTATAA
- a CDS encoding DUF3847 domain-containing protein — protein sequence MKNIDEKILMAEEEIKQLQNKRKKLISQQKQEERKKRDKRIYEKGAVFESIFTESKGFTKDEFYQLITFPNIKELVNQKILKIIEKREQSENKIIETQEEEMNTEE from the coding sequence ATGAAAAATATAGATGAAAAAATTTTAATGGCAGAAGAAGAAATTAAGCAGTTACAAAACAAAAGAAAAAAGCTCATCAGTCAGCAGAAACAGGAAGAAAGAAAAAAGAGAGATAAAAGGATATATGAAAAAGGAGCAGTCTTTGAAAGTATCTTTACCGAAAGCAAGGGTTTTACCAAAGATGAATTCTATCAGCTAATCACATTCCCAAATATCAAAGAGTTAGTCAATCAAAAAATCCTAAAAATCATAGAGAAGCGAGAACAAAGCGAAAACAAAATTATAGAAACACAAGAGGAAGAAATGAACACAGAGGAATAG
- the mobQ gene encoding MobQ family relaxase, with the protein MAIYHLCIKIISRGKGKSAVAASAYRSGEKIKNEYDGIVHDFTRKGGIAHTEILLPQNAPQEFSDRGTLWNSVEKIEKSKNSQLAREIEIALPKELDREKQIELVREYVKENFVKVGMCADIALHDKNEGNPHAHILLTMRPFNEDKTWGAKSKKEYILDENGEKVKLKSGNYKTKKINTVDWNEQEKAEEWRKAWADITNKYLEENNIQEKVDHRSYQRQGIEQIPTIHLGISASQMEKKGIVTNRGNINREIRHQNMILREISRRIKALMRWIRSLTTNKNKDNLIENQEDISLQSTTPLKQNDLTDILSNLIKENADNSNINLEKYIESYQFLKEKNITSIPELKECISALRDKNYKTTRAIKDTEKKTNDKVELIDQSEKYLKHRDTYKTYVKLKKSKQEDFYNEHTAEIILFESARKYLKEHLGESKTLAISKWKLEATALKKEKDTLYSQILDMRKEVEQAESVRNCIEKLLQGNRELTQVKRNELDL; encoded by the coding sequence ATGGCGATATACCATCTTTGCATAAAGATTATCTCAAGAGGAAAAGGCAAAAGTGCGGTAGCAGCTTCCGCCTATCGAAGTGGTGAAAAGATAAAAAATGAATATGACGGCATAGTCCATGACTTTACAAGAAAAGGCGGAATAGCCCATACAGAAATCCTATTACCACAAAATGCACCACAGGAATTTTCAGATAGAGGAACATTATGGAACAGTGTAGAAAAAATAGAAAAAAGTAAAAATTCACAGCTTGCAAGAGAAATAGAAATTGCATTGCCTAAAGAATTAGACAGAGAAAAACAGATTGAGCTTGTAAGAGAGTATGTAAAAGAAAATTTTGTAAAAGTCGGTATGTGTGCTGACATTGCATTGCACGATAAAAATGAGGGAAACCCACATGCTCATATCTTACTTACTATGCGACCGTTCAACGAAGATAAGACATGGGGAGCAAAATCAAAAAAAGAATATATCCTTGATGAAAACGGAGAAAAAGTAAAACTCAAAAGTGGAAATTACAAAACCAAAAAAATCAATACAGTCGATTGGAATGAGCAAGAAAAAGCGGAAGAGTGGCGAAAAGCATGGGCAGATATTACCAACAAATATTTGGAAGAAAACAACATACAGGAAAAAGTCGATCACCGTTCTTATCAAAGACAAGGCATAGAACAAATACCGACCATTCATTTAGGAATATCGGCAAGTCAAATGGAGAAAAAAGGTATTGTTACCAACAGAGGAAATATCAACAGAGAAATCAGACATCAAAACATGATTTTAAGAGAAATTTCAAGACGAATAAAAGCCTTAATGAGATGGATAAGAAGTTTAACAACAAACAAGAACAAAGATAATCTAATAGAGAACCAAGAGGATATATCTTTACAATCCACCACCCCACTAAAACAAAATGATTTAACAGATATACTCTCTAATCTCATAAAAGAAAATGCAGATAATAGTAATATAAACTTAGAAAAATATATTGAAAGCTATCAATTTCTTAAAGAGAAAAATATTACATCAATACCCGAATTGAAAGAATGTATATCAGCATTAAGAGATAAGAACTACAAGACTACAAGAGCTATCAAAGATACCGAAAAGAAAACCAATGACAAAGTAGAGCTTATAGACCAATCAGAAAAGTATTTGAAACATAGAGACACATACAAAACCTATGTCAAGTTGAAGAAAAGCAAGCAAGAAGATTTTTATAACGAACATACAGCAGAAATTATTTTATTTGAGAGTGCAAGAAAATATCTAAAAGAGCATTTAGGAGAAAGTAAGACATTAGCTATATCCAAGTGGAAGTTAGAAGCAACAGCATTGAAGAAAGAAAAAGACACCCTATATTCTCAAATCTTAGATATGAGAAAAGAGGTTGAACAAGCTGAAAGTGTTAGAAACTGTATAGAGAAATTACTACAAGGAAATAGAGAACTAACACAGGTAAAGAGGAACGAGTTAGACCTATAA
- a CDS encoding DUF5680 domain-containing protein, giving the protein MNIVHDLKIKGIIEFLIKAKKATYAGDGNTTNSSRPCSHDLKYFEDNFEYYDSYFGTDPFIGEEALWSNGEIIWSMNYAGRKLDKEFEYGFLKEALLLVNSENPFRGPDEYSNGDYKYMCETIGDFEWFQGYESITFQGKLVYECYYHGGIVR; this is encoded by the coding sequence ATGAACATTGTGCATGATTTGAAAATAAAAGGTATCATTGAATTTTTAATTAAGGCAAAAAAAGCAACTTATGCTGGCGATGGAAATACAACCAATTCATCAAGACCGTGTTCACATGATTTAAAGTATTTTGAAGATAATTTTGAATACTATGATTCTTATTTTGGAACAGATCCGTTCATTGGAGAGGAGGCTCTTTGGTCAAACGGAGAAATAATTTGGTCGATGAACTATGCAGGTCGAAAACTTGACAAAGAATTTGAGTACGGATTTTTAAAAGAAGCATTGCTTTTGGTTAATAGTGAAAATCCGTTTAGAGGACCTGATGAATATTCTAATGGTGATTATAAATATATGTGTGAAACGATAGGGGATTTTGAATGGTTTCAAGGATATGAATCAATAACTTTTCAAGGGAAATTAGTCTATGAGTGCTATTATCATGGAGGGATAGTTCGATAA
- a CDS encoding recombinase family protein: MSNTKRTGQTALYERLSRDDEMQGESNSITNQKQLLESYAKRNGFVNIYHYTDDGVSGTTFDREGFQKMIKAVEENKVSTVIVKDMSRFGRDYLKVGFYTEILFKEKGVRFIAINNGIDSEKQAESDFTPFLNIMNEWYARDTSRKIQSIFRARMEEGKRVSPSVPYGYYRNPKNKQELLVDKESAKVVKRIYRLVIEGYGVTKIADILTKDKVLIPSAYAEIHYPENNHSSKKRGIDDPYFWTPTTIGYILEKREYMGHTVLGKTICIDYKTKKRRKAKEEELIIFKNTHEAIIDEETWNNAQRLRKTVRRSPKYGTTSHPFTGLLICSDCGGKLSYREPAEHKEKKYDCDYCFVCQHYRHRKGSCSMHYIKVKTVNEILLKSIKEITDFAKEEKQEFLKVMNKLSDEKREEKYQDDKTKLEKLSSRNEELTTLITKLYEDHALGKIPAKHFDRLFNIYDTEQQELEKQIQYFEDEIESYHQRKVDTDKFLKMIEKYTDIEELTVPMINEYIEKVVVHEATGGRKGKDRKQQVDVYFNFIGNCQVPQKADIEKMA; this comes from the coding sequence ATGTCAAATACAAAAAGAACAGGACAAACAGCCCTTTATGAGCGTTTAAGTCGAGATGATGAAATGCAGGGAGAAAGCAATTCCATCACTAATCAAAAGCAACTACTTGAAAGTTATGCGAAAAGAAACGGCTTTGTAAATATCTATCACTATACCGATGATGGAGTAAGCGGAACAACCTTTGATAGAGAGGGATTTCAGAAAATGATAAAAGCAGTAGAAGAAAACAAAGTATCTACTGTGATAGTAAAAGATATGAGTAGGTTTGGCAGAGATTACCTTAAAGTAGGTTTTTATACCGAAATACTTTTCAAAGAAAAGGGAGTAAGATTTATAGCCATCAATAACGGAATAGATAGTGAAAAACAAGCAGAAAGCGACTTTACCCCATTTCTAAACATTATGAACGAATGGTACGCAAGAGATACATCAAGAAAAATACAATCTATCTTCAGAGCAAGAATGGAAGAGGGTAAAAGAGTATCACCAAGCGTTCCATATGGCTATTACAGAAACCCTAAGAACAAACAGGAGCTACTTGTTGATAAAGAGAGTGCAAAGGTCGTAAAACGCATTTACAGGCTTGTTATAGAGGGATATGGTGTAACAAAGATAGCGGATATACTAACCAAAGATAAAGTCCTTATACCATCAGCCTATGCAGAGATACACTATCCTGAAAATAACCACAGTTCCAAGAAAAGAGGAATAGACGATCCATATTTTTGGACACCAACCACAATAGGCTATATTTTGGAAAAAAGAGAATACATGGGACATACTGTACTTGGTAAAACAATATGTATTGATTACAAAACCAAGAAACGCAGAAAGGCGAAAGAAGAGGAACTGATTATCTTTAAGAACACCCATGAAGCAATCATTGATGAAGAAACATGGAATAACGCCCAAAGGTTAAGAAAGACAGTAAGAAGAAGTCCGAAGTACGGGACAACATCCCACCCATTTACAGGACTTTTAATCTGTTCAGATTGTGGAGGAAAGTTAAGTTACAGAGAGCCGGCAGAACATAAAGAAAAGAAATACGATTGTGATTATTGTTTTGTATGTCAACATTACAGACACAGAAAAGGCTCTTGTAGTATGCACTACATCAAAGTAAAAACAGTGAATGAAATTCTCTTAAAATCAATAAAGGAAATAACAGATTTTGCAAAAGAAGAAAAGCAAGAATTTCTAAAAGTGATGAACAAGTTATCCGATGAAAAAAGGGAAGAAAAGTATCAAGATGATAAAACGAAATTAGAAAAATTATCTTCAAGAAATGAAGAACTAACAACCCTTATTACAAAGCTATATGAAGACCATGCACTTGGAAAAATTCCCGCAAAACACTTTGATAGATTATTTAATATCTATGACACGGAGCAACAAGAATTAGAAAAGCAAATACAGTATTTTGAAGATGAAATAGAAAGCTATCATCAGAGAAAAGTTGACACCGATAAATTCCTAAAGATGATAGAAAAATATACCGATATTGAAGAACTGACAGTCCCAATGATAAATGAGTATATAGAAAAAGTTGTAGTCCATGAAGCCACAGGGGGAAGAAAAGGAAAAGATAGAAAACAACAAGTTGATGTGTATTTTAACTTTATAGGCAACTGTCAAGTACCACAAAAAGCCGATATAGAAAAAATGGCTTAA